In Balaenoptera ricei isolate mBalRic1 chromosome 4, mBalRic1.hap2, whole genome shotgun sequence, the following are encoded in one genomic region:
- the TSC22D2 gene encoding TSC22 domain family protein 2 isoform X3, with product MSKMPAKKKSCFQITSVTTAQVATSITEDTESLDDPDESRTEDVSSEIFDVSRATDYGPEEVCERSSSEETLNNVGDAETPGTVSPNLVLDGQLAAAAATPANGGGAASARSVAGALASTLAAAATSAPSPGAPGAPPVAGPSAGPGTAAPSQPPTTCSSRFRVIKLDHGSGEPYRRGRWTCMEYYERDSDSSVLTRSGDCIRHSNTFDQTADRDSGLGATGGSVVVVVASMPGAHGPDSGTDSSLTAVSQLPPSEKMSQPAPAPPQSFGVGQPQPPPVGGAVAPSSAPLPPFPGAAAGPPQMMAAPPPSQPQGAAPGSVPPGPNGQGLPLTNVTLAQPGLALPPQPGPAVGASAAPPPQQFAYPQAQIPPGHLLPVQPAGQSEYLQPHMAGLQPPSPAQPSSAGAGAGPGQNASSTGAQIMGAASLPGEAVAPGPGLAQGGPAAPGQPAGVPPAAVGGAAQSGLVPAGAGQPQPAPPPQMGGSGTPSAVPGGPHAVVPGVPNVPAAAPAPSVPSVSTTSVTMPNVPAPLAQAQQLSSHPPVSRSGSIIQHVGLPLAPGTASAPTSLPQSDLSQFQTQTQPLVGQVDDTRRKSEPLPQPPLSLIAETKPVVKPPVADALANPLQLTPMNSLSTSVFSIAIPVDGDEDRNPSTAFFQAFHLNTIQESKNLWDRIFFRIQHRRRNVT from the coding sequence ATGTCCAAGATGCCGGCCAAgaagaagagctgcttccagatcACCAGTGTCACCACGGCCCAGGTGGCCACTAGCATCACCGAGGACACCGAGAGCCTGGACGATCCGGACGAGTCACGCACAGAGGACGTCTCCTCCGAGATATTCGACGTTTCTCGGGCCACGGATTACGGCCCCGAGGAGGTCTGCGAGCGCAGCTCCTCCGAAGAGACGCTCAACAATGTTGGGGATGCGGAGACTCCCGGTACCGTCTCCCCCAACCTCGTCCTGGACGGACAGCTGGCGGCCGCGGCGGCCACTCCCGCCAACGGAGGAGGAGCCGCTTCGGCCCGCAGCGTGGCTGGGGCGCTGGCCAGTACCCTAGCGGCGGCCGCCACCTCGGCCCCCTCCCCGGGGGCCCCCGGAGCCCCCCCGGTAGCGGGCCCCTCCGCCGGGCCAGGGACTGCCGCCCCCTCGCAGCCCCCCACCACTTGTAGTTCCCGTTTCCGCGTGATCAAGCTGGACCACGGCAGCGGGGAGCCGTATAGACGCGGCCGATGGACGTGCATGGAATACTATGAGCGGGATTCCGACAGCAGCGTCCTGACGCGGTCCGGGGATTGCATTAGGCACAGCAATACTTTTGATCAGACTGCGGATCGGGACAGCGGCCTGGGCGCCACCGGAGGGTCCGTGGTGGTGGTTGTGGCCTCCATGCCGGGGGCGCACGGACCCGACTCGGGAACTGACAGTTCCTTGACTGCTGTGTCACAGCTACCCCCGTCGGAGAAAATGAGCCagcccgccccggccccgccgcaGAGTTTTGGCGTTGGGCAGCCGCAGCCGCCGCCCGTAGGTGGGGCTGTGGCTCCGAGCTCGGCTCCGCTGCCGCCGTTCCCGGGAGCCGCGGCCGGGCCGCCGCAGATGATGGCAGCCCCGCCGCCCAGCCAGCCCCAGGGCGCCGCGCCTGGCTCCGTCCCCCCGGGGCCCAACGGACAGGGCCTGCCGCTGACGAATGTAACCCTGGCGCAGCCCGGCCTGGCCCTGCCTCCGCAGCCCGGCCCGGCCGTGGGCGCTTCTGCCGCACCGCCGCCCCAGCAGTTCGCGTATCCCCAGGCTCAGATTCCGCCGGGCCATCTGCTGCCCGTCCAGCCCGCCGGCCAGAGTGAGTACCTGCAGCCGCACATGGCCGGCCTGCAGCCGCCCAGCCCGGCGCAGCCCTCGTCCGCGGGCGCCGGAGCGGGCCCCGGCCAGAACGCCTCCTCCACGGGCGCGCAGATTATGGGCGCGGCCTCCCTGCCTGGCGAAGCCGTGGCCCCGGGGCCGGGCCTCGCGCAGGGCGGACCGGCCGCCCCCGGTCAGCCGGCCGGAGTGCCCCCGGCTGCCGTGGGAGGCGCGGCGCAGTCGGGCCTGGTTCCCGCCGGGGCCGGGCAGCCGCAGCCCGCGCCTCCGCCGCAGATGGGCGGCAGCGGCACGCCATCGGCAGTGCCCGGCGGCCCTCACGCCGTGGTGCCCGGAGTTCCGAACGTGCCTGCAGCCGCGCCCGCTCCCAGCGTGCCTAGTGTGTCTACCACTTCTGTTACTATGCCAAATGTACCCGCGCCCTTGGCCCAGGCGCAGCAGCTGAGCAGCCATCCTCCGGTCAGCAGGAGCGGCAGCATCATCCAGCACGTGGGGCTGCCCTTAGCGCCAGGCACGGCCAGTGCACCGACGAGTCTACCGCAGTCTGACCTAAGCCAGTTTCAGACTCAGACCCAGCCTTTAGTCGGGCAAGTTGACGATACTAGAAGAAAATCCGAACCCCTACCTCAACCACCACTTTCTCTCATTGCTGAAACTAAGCCTGTTGTGAAGCCTCCTGTTGCAGATGCCCTGGCAAACCCCCTTCAGTTAACACCTATGAACAGTCTCTCCACCTCTGTATTCAGCATAGCTATTCCTGTTGATGGTGATGAAGACAG
- the TSC22D2 gene encoding TSC22 domain family protein 2 isoform X4 translates to MSKMPAKKKSCFQITSVTTAQVATSITEDTESLDDPDESRTEDVSSEIFDVSRATDYGPEEVCERSSSEETLNNVGDAETPGTVSPNLVLDGQLAAAAATPANGGGAASARSVAGALASTLAAAATSAPSPGAPGAPPVAGPSAGPGTAAPSQPPTTCSSRFRVIKLDHGSGEPYRRGRWTCMEYYERDSDSSVLTRSGDCIRHSNTFDQTADRDSGLGATGGSVVVVVASMPGAHGPDSGTDSSLTAVSQLPPSEKMSQPAPAPPQSFGVGQPQPPPVGGAVAPSSAPLPPFPGAAAGPPQMMAAPPPSQPQGAAPGSVPPGPNGQGLPLTNVTLAQPGLALPPQPGPAVGASAAPPPQQFAYPQAQIPPGHLLPVQPAGQSEYLQPHMAGLQPPSPAQPSSAGAGAGPGQNASSTGAQIMGAASLPGEAVAPGPGLAQGGPAAPGQPAGVPPAAVGGAAQSGLVPAGAGQPQPAPPPQMGGSGTPSAVPGGPHAVVPGVPNVPAAAPAPSVPSVSTTSVTMPNVPAPLAQAQQLSSHPPVSRSGSIIQHVGLPLAPGTASAPTSLPQSDLSQFQTQTQPLVGQVDDTRRKSEPLPQPPLSLIAETKPVVKPPVADALANPLQLTPMNSLSTSVFSIAIPVDGDEDRNPSTAFFQAFHLNTIQESKNLWDREARRDDLQSH, encoded by the coding sequence ATGTCCAAGATGCCGGCCAAgaagaagagctgcttccagatcACCAGTGTCACCACGGCCCAGGTGGCCACTAGCATCACCGAGGACACCGAGAGCCTGGACGATCCGGACGAGTCACGCACAGAGGACGTCTCCTCCGAGATATTCGACGTTTCTCGGGCCACGGATTACGGCCCCGAGGAGGTCTGCGAGCGCAGCTCCTCCGAAGAGACGCTCAACAATGTTGGGGATGCGGAGACTCCCGGTACCGTCTCCCCCAACCTCGTCCTGGACGGACAGCTGGCGGCCGCGGCGGCCACTCCCGCCAACGGAGGAGGAGCCGCTTCGGCCCGCAGCGTGGCTGGGGCGCTGGCCAGTACCCTAGCGGCGGCCGCCACCTCGGCCCCCTCCCCGGGGGCCCCCGGAGCCCCCCCGGTAGCGGGCCCCTCCGCCGGGCCAGGGACTGCCGCCCCCTCGCAGCCCCCCACCACTTGTAGTTCCCGTTTCCGCGTGATCAAGCTGGACCACGGCAGCGGGGAGCCGTATAGACGCGGCCGATGGACGTGCATGGAATACTATGAGCGGGATTCCGACAGCAGCGTCCTGACGCGGTCCGGGGATTGCATTAGGCACAGCAATACTTTTGATCAGACTGCGGATCGGGACAGCGGCCTGGGCGCCACCGGAGGGTCCGTGGTGGTGGTTGTGGCCTCCATGCCGGGGGCGCACGGACCCGACTCGGGAACTGACAGTTCCTTGACTGCTGTGTCACAGCTACCCCCGTCGGAGAAAATGAGCCagcccgccccggccccgccgcaGAGTTTTGGCGTTGGGCAGCCGCAGCCGCCGCCCGTAGGTGGGGCTGTGGCTCCGAGCTCGGCTCCGCTGCCGCCGTTCCCGGGAGCCGCGGCCGGGCCGCCGCAGATGATGGCAGCCCCGCCGCCCAGCCAGCCCCAGGGCGCCGCGCCTGGCTCCGTCCCCCCGGGGCCCAACGGACAGGGCCTGCCGCTGACGAATGTAACCCTGGCGCAGCCCGGCCTGGCCCTGCCTCCGCAGCCCGGCCCGGCCGTGGGCGCTTCTGCCGCACCGCCGCCCCAGCAGTTCGCGTATCCCCAGGCTCAGATTCCGCCGGGCCATCTGCTGCCCGTCCAGCCCGCCGGCCAGAGTGAGTACCTGCAGCCGCACATGGCCGGCCTGCAGCCGCCCAGCCCGGCGCAGCCCTCGTCCGCGGGCGCCGGAGCGGGCCCCGGCCAGAACGCCTCCTCCACGGGCGCGCAGATTATGGGCGCGGCCTCCCTGCCTGGCGAAGCCGTGGCCCCGGGGCCGGGCCTCGCGCAGGGCGGACCGGCCGCCCCCGGTCAGCCGGCCGGAGTGCCCCCGGCTGCCGTGGGAGGCGCGGCGCAGTCGGGCCTGGTTCCCGCCGGGGCCGGGCAGCCGCAGCCCGCGCCTCCGCCGCAGATGGGCGGCAGCGGCACGCCATCGGCAGTGCCCGGCGGCCCTCACGCCGTGGTGCCCGGAGTTCCGAACGTGCCTGCAGCCGCGCCCGCTCCCAGCGTGCCTAGTGTGTCTACCACTTCTGTTACTATGCCAAATGTACCCGCGCCCTTGGCCCAGGCGCAGCAGCTGAGCAGCCATCCTCCGGTCAGCAGGAGCGGCAGCATCATCCAGCACGTGGGGCTGCCCTTAGCGCCAGGCACGGCCAGTGCACCGACGAGTCTACCGCAGTCTGACCTAAGCCAGTTTCAGACTCAGACCCAGCCTTTAGTCGGGCAAGTTGACGATACTAGAAGAAAATCCGAACCCCTACCTCAACCACCACTTTCTCTCATTGCTGAAACTAAGCCTGTTGTGAAGCCTCCTGTTGCAGATGCCCTGGCAAACCCCCTTCAGTTAACACCTATGAACAGTCTCTCCACCTCTGTATTCAGCATAGCTATTCCTGTTGATGGTGATGAAGACAG
- the TSC22D2 gene encoding TSC22 domain family protein 2 isoform X5: MSKMPAKKKSCFQITSVTTAQVATSITEDTESLDDPDESRTEDVSSEIFDVSRATDYGPEEVCERSSSEETLNNVGDAETPGTVSPNLVLDGQLAAAAATPANGGGAASARSVAGALASTLAAAATSAPSPGAPGAPPVAGPSAGPGTAAPSQPPTTCSSRFRVIKLDHGSGEPYRRGRWTCMEYYERDSDSSVLTRSGDCIRHSNTFDQTADRDSGLGATGGSVVVVVASMPGAHGPDSGTDSSLTAVSQLPPSEKMSQPAPAPPQSFGVGQPQPPPVGGAVAPSSAPLPPFPGAAAGPPQMMAAPPPSQPQGAAPGSVPPGPNGQGLPLTNVTLAQPGLALPPQPGPAVGASAAPPPQQFAYPQAQIPPGHLLPVQPAGQSEYLQPHMAGLQPPSPAQPSSAGAGAGPGQNASSTGAQIMGAASLPGEAVAPGPGLAQGGPAAPGQPAGVPPAAVGGAAQSGLVPAGAGQPQPAPPPQMGGSGTPSAVPGGPHAVVPGVPNVPAAAPAPSVPSVSTTSVTMPNVPAPLAQAQQLSSHPPVSRSGSIIQHVGLPLAPGTASAPTSLPQSDLSQFQTQTQPLVGQVDDTRRKSEPLPQPPLSLIAETKPVVKPPVADALANPLQLTPMNSLSTSVFSIAIPVDGDEDRIFFRIQHRRRNVT, from the coding sequence ATGTCCAAGATGCCGGCCAAgaagaagagctgcttccagatcACCAGTGTCACCACGGCCCAGGTGGCCACTAGCATCACCGAGGACACCGAGAGCCTGGACGATCCGGACGAGTCACGCACAGAGGACGTCTCCTCCGAGATATTCGACGTTTCTCGGGCCACGGATTACGGCCCCGAGGAGGTCTGCGAGCGCAGCTCCTCCGAAGAGACGCTCAACAATGTTGGGGATGCGGAGACTCCCGGTACCGTCTCCCCCAACCTCGTCCTGGACGGACAGCTGGCGGCCGCGGCGGCCACTCCCGCCAACGGAGGAGGAGCCGCTTCGGCCCGCAGCGTGGCTGGGGCGCTGGCCAGTACCCTAGCGGCGGCCGCCACCTCGGCCCCCTCCCCGGGGGCCCCCGGAGCCCCCCCGGTAGCGGGCCCCTCCGCCGGGCCAGGGACTGCCGCCCCCTCGCAGCCCCCCACCACTTGTAGTTCCCGTTTCCGCGTGATCAAGCTGGACCACGGCAGCGGGGAGCCGTATAGACGCGGCCGATGGACGTGCATGGAATACTATGAGCGGGATTCCGACAGCAGCGTCCTGACGCGGTCCGGGGATTGCATTAGGCACAGCAATACTTTTGATCAGACTGCGGATCGGGACAGCGGCCTGGGCGCCACCGGAGGGTCCGTGGTGGTGGTTGTGGCCTCCATGCCGGGGGCGCACGGACCCGACTCGGGAACTGACAGTTCCTTGACTGCTGTGTCACAGCTACCCCCGTCGGAGAAAATGAGCCagcccgccccggccccgccgcaGAGTTTTGGCGTTGGGCAGCCGCAGCCGCCGCCCGTAGGTGGGGCTGTGGCTCCGAGCTCGGCTCCGCTGCCGCCGTTCCCGGGAGCCGCGGCCGGGCCGCCGCAGATGATGGCAGCCCCGCCGCCCAGCCAGCCCCAGGGCGCCGCGCCTGGCTCCGTCCCCCCGGGGCCCAACGGACAGGGCCTGCCGCTGACGAATGTAACCCTGGCGCAGCCCGGCCTGGCCCTGCCTCCGCAGCCCGGCCCGGCCGTGGGCGCTTCTGCCGCACCGCCGCCCCAGCAGTTCGCGTATCCCCAGGCTCAGATTCCGCCGGGCCATCTGCTGCCCGTCCAGCCCGCCGGCCAGAGTGAGTACCTGCAGCCGCACATGGCCGGCCTGCAGCCGCCCAGCCCGGCGCAGCCCTCGTCCGCGGGCGCCGGAGCGGGCCCCGGCCAGAACGCCTCCTCCACGGGCGCGCAGATTATGGGCGCGGCCTCCCTGCCTGGCGAAGCCGTGGCCCCGGGGCCGGGCCTCGCGCAGGGCGGACCGGCCGCCCCCGGTCAGCCGGCCGGAGTGCCCCCGGCTGCCGTGGGAGGCGCGGCGCAGTCGGGCCTGGTTCCCGCCGGGGCCGGGCAGCCGCAGCCCGCGCCTCCGCCGCAGATGGGCGGCAGCGGCACGCCATCGGCAGTGCCCGGCGGCCCTCACGCCGTGGTGCCCGGAGTTCCGAACGTGCCTGCAGCCGCGCCCGCTCCCAGCGTGCCTAGTGTGTCTACCACTTCTGTTACTATGCCAAATGTACCCGCGCCCTTGGCCCAGGCGCAGCAGCTGAGCAGCCATCCTCCGGTCAGCAGGAGCGGCAGCATCATCCAGCACGTGGGGCTGCCCTTAGCGCCAGGCACGGCCAGTGCACCGACGAGTCTACCGCAGTCTGACCTAAGCCAGTTTCAGACTCAGACCCAGCCTTTAGTCGGGCAAGTTGACGATACTAGAAGAAAATCCGAACCCCTACCTCAACCACCACTTTCTCTCATTGCTGAAACTAAGCCTGTTGTGAAGCCTCCTGTTGCAGATGCCCTGGCAAACCCCCTTCAGTTAACACCTATGAACAGTCTCTCCACCTCTGTATTCAGCATAGCTATTCCTGTTGATGGTGATGAAGACAG